A genomic segment from Treponema sp. Marseille-Q3903 encodes:
- a CDS encoding RNA methyltransferase gives MNLNNIVIVLDNPDESRNIGAACRAMANNDISDLRIVGKPEDYDIEHIHVLAIHAGTIFDNAHFYSSIKQATADCAISAGTTRRRGKKRGKLLLPEEFAEMVDKITCDQKNLTNVENDTTAETSSRVAIIFGNERTGLTDSQLEQCNLGITIPSSDNFGSLNLSHAVQIICYHMFRQNLKSKAEYKGYTPLTLERLAKTVKTITDDMHKIGFFKMPGRKDMENFWTNILSRASLSEGEAKYLEKTFDKIAGLASKNFGIPDEK, from the coding sequence ATGAATTTAAACAACATTGTAATAGTTTTAGACAACCCTGACGAATCGCGCAATATCGGAGCGGCTTGCAGGGCAATGGCAAACAATGATATTTCAGATTTACGCATTGTCGGAAAGCCTGAAGACTATGACATAGAACACATCCATGTGCTGGCAATTCACGCCGGCACAATTTTTGACAATGCTCATTTTTATTCATCTATAAAGCAAGCAACTGCAGACTGTGCGATTTCTGCGGGAACTACAAGGCGGCGCGGAAAAAAACGCGGAAAATTGCTGCTCCCTGAAGAATTTGCAGAGATGGTAGATAAAATCACTTGCGACCAAAAAAATCTGACAAATGTGGAAAACGACACAACGGCGGAGACAAGTTCAAGAGTTGCAATAATTTTTGGAAACGAGCGTACAGGACTTACAGATTCCCAGCTGGAGCAATGCAACCTCGGCATCACAATCCCGTCATCTGACAATTTCGGCTCACTAAACTTAAGCCACGCAGTTCAAATTATATGTTATCACATGTTCCGCCAAAATCTTAAAAGTAAAGCCGAATACAAAGGGTACACCCCTCTTACTCTTGAACGTTTGGCAAAGACAGTGAAGACAATTACAGATGACATGCATAAAATCGGGTTTTTCAAAATGCCCGGTCGCAAAGATATGGAAAATTTCTGGACGAATATTTTAAGCCGCGCAAGCCTTTCCGAAGGCGAAGCAAAATATCTTGAGAAAACATTCGATAAAATTGCAGGACTCGCATCAAAAAACTTTGGCATTCCGGACGAAAAATAA
- a CDS encoding HAD-IA family hydrolase: MKYKHLLFDLDNTLYPSSSDMDKGITRRMLECVAEYFNCSIERAIELRKERITHYSTTLEWLRSEGMSDIEKFLAHVHPQNEADELQPQPHLREFLQSLPLPMSILTNAPHEHADRVLSKLGVADLFQTVTDIRDTGFNGKPYPSAYKAALNKVGADLETTLFLDDMQKYTDGWCALGGTSVLIGDKNGRPLSKDAKSMANAEQNKKGRTIRLKSIYEVPEIL; this comes from the coding sequence ATGAAATACAAACATCTGCTTTTTGATTTAGACAATACATTATATCCTTCGTCTTCTGATATGGACAAAGGAATTACACGCCGAATGCTTGAATGCGTCGCAGAATATTTTAACTGTAGCATAGAGCGAGCGATAGAGCTGCGCAAAGAGCGAATCACACATTATTCAACGACTTTGGAATGGCTCCGCTCGGAGGGAATGTCTGATATTGAAAAATTTTTAGCACATGTCCACCCACAAAATGAAGCAGATGAATTGCAGCCACAACCTCATCTACGAGAGTTTTTACAGAGTCTTCCGCTTCCAATGTCTATTTTGACAAACGCCCCACACGAACACGCAGACAGAGTATTATCAAAACTTGGTGTAGCAGATTTATTTCAAACTGTAACAGATATCAGAGATACGGGTTTCAATGGAAAACCATATCCAAGTGCTTACAAAGCTGCATTAAATAAAGTTGGAGCAGACTTAGAGACAACTCTGTTTTTAGATGACATGCAAAAATACACTGATGGGTGGTGTGCATTAGGCGGAACTTCCGTTTTAATTGGAGACAAAAATGGAAGACCGCTATCAAAAGATGCAAAATCAATGGCTAATGCCGAACAAAATAAAAAGGGGCGTACAATCAGGCTCAAATCTATATATGAAGTTCCTGAAATTTTATAA
- a CDS encoding 1-phosphofructokinase family hexose kinase, with the protein MKHILCICLSATIQRTITFENIKLACVNRSEHYRIDASGKAVNSARVLNMLEKGCALTICPLGKENKELFEKLAESDNLNLLFVTIPGSTRQCWTLLDKTAGTTTELVVSEPKIIDAEKEVTENKLLKLIVDSLPKVDAVILSGSRPDFWSEDLYATIAGISKDNKKIFLADYIGKDLVKTIETATPDIIKINDEEYCKTFGLKFPLSESELKSNITEKSRKYKNIIIITRGMESTLAANCGDFFECPTEKVTAVNTTACGDSFNAGFLYQYLSSGDIPSALKKGTWCAARNAEVEAPGSIS; encoded by the coding sequence ATGAAGCACATCTTATGCATTTGCCTTAGCGCAACAATTCAGCGAACAATCACTTTTGAAAATATAAAACTGGCGTGCGTAAACCGTTCGGAGCATTACAGAATAGACGCATCAGGAAAAGCAGTCAATTCTGCACGCGTGCTAAACATGCTTGAAAAAGGATGCGCTTTGACAATCTGCCCTCTGGGCAAAGAAAATAAAGAGCTCTTTGAAAAACTAGCAGAAAGCGACAATCTGAACCTCTTGTTTGTGACAATTCCCGGCAGCACTCGGCAATGCTGGACTTTGCTAGACAAAACCGCCGGCACAACGACAGAGCTCGTCGTAAGTGAACCCAAAATTATCGATGCAGAAAAAGAAGTCACAGAAAATAAGCTTTTAAAATTAATCGTAGATTCTCTTCCAAAAGTTGATGCTGTCATCCTCTCCGGCAGCCGTCCTGATTTTTGGAGTGAAGACCTTTATGCAACAATCGCCGGGATTTCAAAAGACAATAAAAAAATATTTCTTGCCGACTATATTGGGAAAGACCTTGTGAAGACAATTGAAACTGCAACTCCTGATATCATCAAAATAAATGATGAAGAATATTGCAAAACTTTCGGGCTGAAATTCCCATTGAGCGAGTCCGAACTAAAATCAAATATCACAGAAAAAAGCCGCAAATACAAAAATATCATCATCATCACTCGCGGCATGGAATCTACACTTGCGGCAAATTGCGGAGACTTTTTTGAATGTCCAACAGAAAAAGTGACTGCTGTAAACACGACAGCTTGCGGCGACAGTTTTAATGCGGGATTTTTATATCAGTATTTATCGTCAGGTGATATACCTTCGGCGCTAAAAAAAGGAACGTGGTGTGCCGCCCGAAACGCAGAAGTTGAAGCTCCGGGCAGCATTTCTTAA